Below is a genomic region from Pseudarthrobacter sulfonivorans.
CTGGAAACTGGTCAGGCCGATGGTCAGGCCCGCCTCCCGCTGTCCCTTCGGCAGTGATTGGATGCCGGCCCGGATGATCTCCGCGAAGATAGCGGTGTTGTAGAGGACGAGCCCGGCCACCACTGCGATGAAGGAACTCGTCCCGAATACCAGCAGAACGAAGAGCATCATCAGGACAACCGGCATGCCGCGCAGGAATTCCAGGACCACGCGGGCCGGAATCCGGATCCAGGCGACCAGCGAGATACGCAGGAGGCAGAACATCAGGCCGAGGGGGAACGCGATGACCGCGGCGAGGGCGGCGGCGCTGAGCGTGGCGCCGAGGCCGTTGGCTAGCAGCGTCCAGACGTCGCCCCGGGTGAAGATCGCCCAGCGGCGACCTTCAAAAATGCCCTGCTGGGCGAGGGTCATCACGATCCATGCCAGGAGGCCCAGGATCAGCACGGTTCCAACCACGGAACCGATCAGCGAGACCCGGCGCGCTTTGGGGCCGGGAACGTCGTAGAGGACTGAAGTCATCGGGCAATCGCCACCTTT
It encodes:
- a CDS encoding amino acid ABC transporter permease: MTSVLYDVPGPKARRVSLIGSVVGTVLILGLLAWIVMTLAQQGIFEGRRWAIFTRGDVWTLLANGLGATLSAAALAAVIAFPLGLMFCLLRISLVAWIRIPARVVLEFLRGMPVVLMMLFVLLVFGTSSFIAVVAGLVLYNTAIFAEIIRAGIQSLPKGQREAGLTIGLTSFQSRMLIELPQAVRRMMPSLVAQLVVLLKDTSLGYIVAYGELLRAVQVMADFLGNAFLFPIFFVAAAIYIVINICVSRLAIWIERRGSKKTAGGVAPAPTAVVAPELPDVTGRK